Proteins encoded together in one Candidatus Binataceae bacterium window:
- a CDS encoding chromate transporter translates to MGKLFNLAWVFMLLAILAVGGGTAVLPEMQQMTVNHFHWVTDAEFRDIYSLGQVAPGPNMLMVLLIGYRMAGALGALVVGLAFFLPDCILTLIANRLWERFEGSPWRAAVQHGMAPVAIGLMASGTYAIARLSILNATSLFIAAAVFALLLWRHINPALLVAAGGIAYLLLPHVLHLPH, encoded by the coding sequence ATGGGCAAGCTGTTCAACCTGGCCTGGGTCTTCATGCTGCTGGCCATCCTTGCGGTGGGCGGCGGCACCGCGGTGCTGCCGGAGATGCAGCAAATGACCGTCAATCACTTCCACTGGGTCACCGACGCCGAGTTCCGCGACATCTACAGCCTGGGCCAGGTTGCGCCCGGGCCAAACATGCTGATGGTGCTGCTGATCGGCTACCGGATGGCGGGTGCGCTGGGCGCGCTGGTGGTCGGGCTTGCCTTCTTCCTGCCCGACTGCATCCTGACCCTGATCGCCAACCGGTTATGGGAGCGCTTCGAGGGCTCGCCGTGGCGGGCGGCAGTGCAGCACGGGATGGCGCCGGTGGCGATCGGGCTGATGGCGTCGGGCACCTATGCGATCGCGCGGCTGTCGATCCTGAACGCGACGAGTCTGTTCATCGCCGCCGCCGTCTTCGCGCTGCTGCTCTGGCGGCACATCAATCCCGCCCTGCTGGTCGCCGCCGGCGGCATTGCCTACCTGCTGCTGCCACACGTCCTCCATCTGCCGCACTAG
- a CDS encoding chromate transporter translates to MNSASAPAEAGAAQQVSLGAIFWTFLMAGAISFGGGVVAYLREYMVSDTGWLDDEGFLDALEISQTLPGLNSVNMSVIIGDKLRGIGGAIAATAGMMLPGTLIVMSLGVAWQEQAHNPQIKFFLVGVAAAAVGLLSIVTLQLGHKQFARPLDLAIIVATFAAVSILRLPLYLVLLVMGPAAVWLYRPGAKHVDLEERARHLRERLRHRHYVHIRH, encoded by the coding sequence ATGAATAGTGCGAGCGCGCCGGCTGAGGCCGGCGCCGCCCAGCAGGTCTCGCTCGGCGCGATCTTCTGGACCTTCCTGATGGCAGGCGCGATCAGCTTCGGCGGCGGAGTGGTCGCCTACTTGCGCGAATACATGGTCAGCGATACCGGCTGGCTCGACGACGAGGGCTTCCTCGACGCGCTGGAGATCAGCCAGACCCTGCCCGGGCTCAACTCGGTCAACATGAGCGTCATCATCGGCGACAAGCTGCGCGGGATTGGCGGCGCGATTGCGGCGACGGCGGGGATGATGCTGCCGGGGACGCTTATCGTGATGAGCCTCGGCGTCGCGTGGCAGGAGCAGGCGCACAACCCGCAGATCAAGTTCTTCCTGGTCGGCGTCGCGGCGGCCGCGGTCGGACTGCTCTCGATCGTCACGCTGCAACTTGGTCACAAGCAGTTCGCGCGGCCGCTCGACCTCGCGATCATCGTCGCGACCTTCGCCGCCGTCAGCATCCTGCGCCTGCCGCTTTATCTGGTGCTGCTGGTGATGGGGCCGGCTGCGGTCTGGCTCTATCGCCCGGGCGCCAAGCACGTCGATCTCGAAGAGCGCGCGCGCCATCTGCGCGAGCGCCTGCGCCACCGGCACTACGTCCACATCCGGCACTGA
- a CDS encoding CoA transferase, with amino-acid sequence MPGDSLRHVLDGYKVLDFTQYVAGPTATLMMAEMGAEIIKVELAPAGDPSRRLPTVKDRRSGYFVQHNRGKQSLCLDARAPAGKEILRDLVARVDVVVENFAPGVISRLGFGYAEVSRINPRAVMCSISSFGQKGPLSALTGYDWSGAAYGGVAHMIGDADGPPTVPMVALGDVSTGVHAMGAIACALLARERTGKGQYLDIALLDTYFHYHEAGVQMASLSGGRFAPKRSGRHSYYVAPAGVFRARDRYIIVFALEDHQWSALCELMGRPELARNSRFANAAARVESLAEVIGLIEGWFASMPSDEATMAALRERRIPHAPVLTVEEAMRHPHLRERGTIRRVRDRILGEFELPGFALRFSDYQPLELDAPLLGEHNAAVLGRYLGYPAERVRELEQRGVLHSAPY; translated from the coding sequence ATGCCCGGAGATTCGCTTCGACACGTGCTCGACGGCTACAAGGTCCTCGACTTCACCCAGTACGTGGCGGGCCCAACCGCCACCCTGATGATGGCGGAGATGGGCGCCGAGATTATCAAGGTCGAGCTCGCCCCCGCCGGCGATCCCTCGCGCCGCCTGCCCACGGTCAAGGATCGCCGCAGCGGCTACTTCGTCCAGCACAATCGCGGCAAGCAAAGCCTGTGTCTCGACGCGCGCGCACCCGCGGGCAAGGAGATCCTGCGCGATCTGGTCGCCCGGGTGGACGTGGTGGTCGAAAATTTCGCCCCGGGCGTGATCAGCCGCCTCGGTTTCGGCTACGCGGAGGTCAGCCGGATTAATCCGCGCGCGGTGATGTGTTCGATTTCGTCCTTCGGCCAGAAGGGACCGCTCTCCGCGCTGACCGGCTACGACTGGAGTGGCGCTGCCTACGGCGGCGTGGCCCACATGATCGGTGACGCCGACGGGCCGCCGACGGTGCCGATGGTCGCACTGGGCGACGTCAGCACCGGCGTCCATGCGATGGGCGCGATCGCTTGCGCGCTGCTTGCCCGCGAGCGCACCGGCAAGGGCCAGTACCTCGACATCGCACTGCTCGACACCTACTTCCACTACCACGAGGCGGGAGTGCAGATGGCGAGCCTGAGCGGCGGCCGCTTCGCGCCCAAGCGCAGCGGACGCCACTCCTATTACGTCGCGCCGGCCGGCGTGTTCCGCGCCCGCGATCGCTACATCATCGTCTTCGCGCTGGAAGACCATCAGTGGAGCGCGCTGTGCGAACTGATGGGCCGGCCCGAGCTCGCGCGCAACTCGCGCTTCGCCAACGCCGCCGCGCGGGTCGAGAGCCTGGCGGAAGTCATCGGACTTATCGAAGGATGGTTCGCTTCGATGCCAAGTGACGAGGCTACGATGGCGGCGCTGCGTGAGCGGCGCATCCCGCACGCGCCAGTGCTCACGGTCGAGGAGGCGATGCGCCATCCCCATCTGCGCGAGCGCGGCACGATCCGTCGCGTCCGCGACCGCATCCTGGGCGAGTTCGAGCTGCCCGGCTTCGCGCTGCGGTTTTCCGACTACCAGCCGCTCGAACTCGATGCGCCGCTGCTGGGCGAACACAACGCGGCCGTGCTCGGCCGCTATCTCGGCTATCCGGCCGAGCGCGTGCGCGAGCTCGAACAACGCGGCGTCCTGCACAGCGCGCCGTATTGA
- a CDS encoding glycosyltransferase family 39 protein: MKLSSALARLLRLRLEIALIVALGLAALGSGINEAPLVDWDEATYAEVTHEALAAHDYLRFTWNNEPYVKKPPLLFWTLAASFGALGESEFAARLPSVVFGAGTLVLIYLSATLAAGRLAGTLAALIPLQFYFFVARGGRECATDAPLLFFMTLAIYATLRARGSRRWAAVAGVASGLAILSKGLAGTLALIVAPLAVVLVPGFETVGTAGLTTIFVCAGAVATPWYVYAAFHNPLFWSSFVGHETLARIVRHLEDETRPGSYTLRVFAEEARFLWPLLLPLGALTLTAERRVAAGEILGRLHPAVGLWLVWLAIALGAACAVQTKLPWYVLPALMPVALLGGTLAARTLTYRGPMRTAVISMDALALMLIALHAPARWNLIADAHHVQRLRSAPSYAMGLKARRAAALAGGGELYFAGVELPTLVYYARMRCKFVKSSNDLTRITDPGAAAPPPVERNELMLVDSQGRALPITTLDAEWQLSGDSSP; the protein is encoded by the coding sequence ATGAAGCTATCGTCCGCGCTCGCACGACTGCTTCGGCTCAGACTCGAGATTGCTCTGATCGTCGCCTTGGGGCTAGCCGCGCTCGGCAGCGGGATCAACGAGGCCCCACTGGTCGACTGGGACGAGGCAACCTACGCCGAGGTTACGCACGAGGCGCTAGCCGCCCACGACTACCTGCGTTTCACGTGGAACAATGAGCCGTACGTTAAGAAGCCGCCGCTGCTCTTCTGGACCTTGGCCGCCTCGTTTGGCGCGCTGGGCGAGAGCGAATTCGCCGCGCGGCTGCCGTCGGTCGTCTTCGGCGCCGGGACGCTGGTCCTGATATACTTGAGCGCGACGCTGGCGGCCGGGCGGCTTGCCGGCACGCTCGCCGCCCTGATTCCTCTTCAGTTTTACTTCTTCGTCGCCCGCGGCGGACGCGAGTGTGCGACCGACGCGCCGCTGCTGTTCTTCATGACGCTGGCGATTTACGCGACGCTGCGCGCGCGCGGCAGCCGTCGATGGGCCGCCGTTGCGGGAGTTGCGAGCGGGCTTGCGATCCTGAGCAAGGGGCTTGCGGGAACGCTGGCACTGATCGTCGCGCCGCTGGCGGTTGTTCTGGTGCCCGGCTTCGAAACCGTGGGCACGGCCGGCCTCACGACGATCTTCGTCTGCGCGGGGGCGGTCGCCACGCCATGGTATGTATACGCGGCGTTCCACAATCCGCTGTTCTGGAGCAGCTTCGTCGGTCACGAGACGCTCGCACGTATCGTGCGCCATCTGGAGGACGAAACCCGCCCCGGCTCCTACACGCTGCGCGTTTTCGCCGAGGAAGCGCGTTTTCTGTGGCCGCTCCTGCTGCCGCTGGGCGCACTTACGCTGACCGCCGAGCGCCGCGTCGCGGCAGGTGAAATACTGGGGCGGCTCCACCCCGCCGTCGGGCTGTGGCTCGTATGGCTCGCGATCGCGCTCGGCGCGGCGTGCGCGGTCCAGACGAAGTTGCCGTGGTACGTGCTTCCGGCGCTGATGCCGGTGGCGCTGCTTGGGGGCACGCTGGCGGCGCGGACGCTCACATACCGCGGTCCGATGCGAACGGCGGTCATCAGTATGGATGCGCTTGCACTGATGCTGATCGCGCTCCACGCGCCCGCGCGCTGGAACCTTATCGCCGACGCCCATCATGTACAGCGGCTTCGCAGCGCGCCGAGCTACGCGATGGGGCTGAAGGCACGGCGGGCGGCCGCGCTGGCCGGCGGCGGCGAGCTCTACTTTGCGGGAGTCGAACTCCCGACGCTGGTGTACTACGCCCGGATGCGCTGCAAATTCGTCAAAAGCTCCAACGACCTGACCCGAATCACGGATCCGGGCGCCGCGGCGCCGCCGCCGGTTGAGCGTAACGAGCTGATGCTGGTCGATTCGCAGGGCCGCGCGCTGCCGATCACCACGCTTGACGCGGAATGGCAGCTCAGCGGCGATTCGTCGCCCTGA
- a CDS encoding cobalamin-independent methionine synthase II family protein has product MVKSEKRILTTHVGSLPRSPKLANLLIRQERGEKVDQDEIDREAEAAIGHVIERQLAAGVDVGNDGEMPRVGFQTYVPMRMRGFGGESKRPTPQDMREFPAYAARSIQRGLGSEGAKVFNAPQAQAPLSYEDLSAVRKECDMFERAAARASRQFAERFMTAAAPGIIATTMLNAYYDSHERYVFAIADEMRKEYEYIVSRGLLLQLDAPDLAMERTFLFQDKSEAEYVKIVETHIAAINRALVNIPPERVRLHVCWGNYDGPHVHDVPAEAILPTIYRARVGALSLEGANPRHEHEYKVLRKLPPPAGMLIVPGVIDSTTCFVEHPEVVADRICRVAEAIGDPTRVIAGVDCGFSTFAAYEMVPEEIVWVKLAALRQGADLASRRLWG; this is encoded by the coding sequence ATGGTCAAAAGCGAAAAGCGCATCCTGACGACCCACGTCGGCAGCCTGCCGCGCAGCCCGAAGCTCGCCAACCTGCTCATCCGCCAGGAGCGGGGCGAGAAAGTTGATCAGGACGAGATCGATCGCGAGGCCGAGGCGGCAATCGGCCACGTCATCGAGCGCCAGCTCGCCGCTGGCGTCGATGTCGGCAACGACGGCGAGATGCCGCGGGTCGGTTTCCAGACCTACGTGCCGATGCGGATGAGGGGCTTCGGTGGCGAGAGCAAGCGCCCCACCCCGCAGGACATGCGCGAGTTCCCGGCCTACGCCGCGCGCAGCATCCAGCGCGGACTCGGCAGCGAGGGCGCCAAGGTCTTCAACGCGCCGCAGGCGCAGGCGCCGCTCAGCTACGAAGACCTGAGCGCGGTGCGCAAGGAATGCGACATGTTCGAGCGCGCCGCCGCACGCGCGTCGCGCCAGTTCGCCGAGCGTTTCATGACCGCGGCCGCGCCAGGGATTATCGCGACCACGATGCTCAACGCCTACTACGATTCCCATGAGCGCTACGTCTTCGCGATCGCCGACGAGATGCGCAAGGAGTACGAGTACATCGTCTCACGCGGCCTGCTGCTGCAGCTCGACGCGCCCGACCTCGCGATGGAACGCACCTTCCTGTTCCAGGACAAGTCGGAGGCCGAGTACGTCAAGATCGTCGAGACCCATATCGCGGCGATCAATCGCGCGCTGGTCAACATCCCGCCCGAGCGCGTGCGCCTGCACGTGTGCTGGGGCAATTACGACGGTCCGCACGTGCACGATGTCCCGGCGGAGGCGATCCTGCCGACCATCTATCGGGCCCGCGTCGGCGCGCTTTCGCTGGAGGGCGCCAATCCGCGCCACGAGCACGAGTACAAGGTGCTGCGCAAACTGCCGCCGCCCGCCGGCATGCTCATCGTCCCGGGCGTGATCGACTCCACCACCTGCTTCGTCGAGCACCCGGAGGTCGTCGCCGACCGCATCTGCCGCGTGGCCGAAGCGATCGGCGACCCAACGCGCGTGATCGCCGGCGTCGATTGCGGCTTCAGCACCTTCGCCGCCTACGAGATGGTGCCCGAGGAGATCGTGTGGGTGAAGCTGGCGGCGCTGCGCCAGGGCGCCGATCTCGCCTCGCGCCGGCTGTGGGGCTGA
- a CDS encoding M67 family metallopeptidase — MESVTIRRSVFDQIVAQAEREFPFECCGFLIGGAGAEEVRPITNIQNRKHAEDPAAFPRDARTAFLMEPREHLAVLKEIDERGLALRAVYHSHPDHDAYFSATDRAQACSFDPGEPDYPETVYIVISVRAGKFARAAAFRWDPARKDFVETELKLADN, encoded by the coding sequence ATGGAGTCGGTCACGATTCGCCGCAGCGTCTTCGATCAGATCGTCGCCCAGGCCGAGCGCGAGTTTCCCTTCGAGTGCTGCGGCTTTCTGATCGGCGGCGCCGGCGCCGAGGAAGTCCGTCCGATCACCAACATCCAGAACCGCAAGCACGCCGAGGATCCCGCCGCCTTCCCGCGCGACGCGCGCACGGCTTTCCTGATGGAACCGCGCGAGCACCTGGCGGTCCTCAAGGAAATCGACGAGCGCGGTCTCGCGCTGCGTGCGGTCTATCACTCGCATCCCGACCACGACGCCTATTTTTCGGCGACCGACCGCGCCCAGGCCTGTTCGTTCGATCCCGGCGAGCCCGACTATCCCGAGACGGTGTACATCGTGATATCCGTGCGGGCGGGGAAGTTCGCACGCGCGGCGGCCTTCCGATGGGATCCGGCGCGCAAGGACTTCGTCGAGACCGAGCTGAAGCTCGCCGACAATTAG
- a CDS encoding nitroreductase family deazaflavin-dependent oxidoreductase produces MPQSPNFRKPTAVERLFNRLFGAALALGLGLGHNYLVEVTGRKSGRPYATPVDLLEAGGRRYLVAPRGETNWVRNARAAGRIALRKGAWREDFVVREVPAAQRSTLLKAYLDRFAPTVQRYFPVKRGAAESEFIPIAECYPVFELTTASQAPRRSGVRRG; encoded by the coding sequence ATGCCTCAATCGCCCAATTTCCGAAAGCCGACAGCCGTCGAGCGCCTCTTCAACCGCCTCTTCGGCGCCGCGCTCGCCCTGGGGCTCGGACTCGGCCACAACTACCTGGTCGAAGTGACGGGGCGCAAAAGCGGCAGGCCATACGCCACTCCGGTCGATTTGCTCGAAGCCGGCGGGCGCCGCTACCTGGTCGCACCGCGGGGCGAAACCAACTGGGTGCGCAACGCCCGCGCCGCCGGACGCATAGCACTGCGCAAAGGCGCTTGGCGCGAAGATTTCGTCGTTCGCGAGGTCCCCGCCGCGCAGCGGTCCACCCTGCTCAAGGCCTATCTCGATCGCTTCGCTCCTACGGTGCAGCGCTATTTCCCGGTCAAGCGCGGCGCCGCCGAATCCGAGTTCATCCCGATCGCCGAATGCTACCCGGTGTTTGAACTGACGACCGCCAGCCAGGCGCCGCGCCGCTCCGGAGTCCGCCGTGGCTGA
- a CDS encoding LLM class F420-dependent oxidoreductase, which produces MKIGFFAIGLGHLTRPDLIKTVAVNAERLNFATIWAPEHVVLLDKHISKYPYSEGEFPVPADTPFADPFVTLGYAAAYTSRIKLVTGICLVPEHNPVVLAKVVATLDQLSGGRFTLGVGVGWLEEEFQAIGVPWERRAQRTREYIEAMRCLWRDAHSSYHGEFVNFDNVRSYPKPVRREVPIWFGGESGPALRRVAEYGNGWCGFNLSADEAAAKLKRIDELLKAAGRKRSELYMAISPYSKPITRDDLKRYRDAGIDELGLIDFSPPTSEREMVAHLEQMAREWVEPAARL; this is translated from the coding sequence ATGAAGATCGGATTTTTCGCCATCGGACTCGGCCATCTGACGCGGCCCGACTTGATCAAGACCGTCGCTGTCAACGCCGAGCGGCTGAACTTCGCCACCATCTGGGCGCCCGAGCACGTCGTCCTGCTCGACAAGCACATTTCGAAGTACCCCTACTCGGAGGGTGAATTTCCGGTGCCCGCTGACACGCCGTTCGCCGACCCCTTCGTCACCCTGGGTTACGCCGCGGCCTACACGTCGCGGATCAAGCTGGTGACCGGCATCTGCCTGGTGCCCGAGCACAACCCGGTCGTGCTGGCCAAGGTCGTCGCGACGCTCGATCAGCTGAGCGGCGGGCGCTTCACGCTGGGCGTCGGCGTGGGCTGGCTGGAAGAGGAATTCCAGGCGATCGGGGTGCCGTGGGAGCGGCGCGCGCAGCGCACCCGCGAGTATATCGAAGCGATGCGTTGCCTGTGGCGCGACGCGCACAGCAGCTATCACGGCGAGTTCGTCAACTTCGACAACGTGCGCAGCTATCCCAAGCCGGTGCGCCGCGAAGTTCCGATATGGTTCGGCGGCGAGAGCGGCCCGGCGCTGCGGCGCGTGGCCGAGTACGGCAACGGATGGTGCGGCTTCAATCTCAGCGCGGATGAGGCCGCGGCCAAGCTCAAGCGGATCGATGAGCTGCTCAAAGCGGCCGGGCGCAAACGCTCGGAGCTGTACATGGCGATCTCGCCCTACTCCAAGCCGATCACGCGCGACGATTTGAAGCGCTACCGCGACGCCGGGATCGACGAACTGGGGCTTATCGACTTCAGCCCGCCGACCAGCGAGCGCGAGATGGTCGCGCATCTGGAGCAGATGGCGCGCGAGTGGGTCGAACCCGCGGCCAGGCTCTGA
- a CDS encoding MFS transporter: MAELSPPLADAMSQQADPASAPDDPAGRERIRRVIRCVVALMFYQGFTIAILGTGAPWIAKSFGLDQAGIARAFAWVSLSAFGALALARMADRVGRRRVVLWSMAGTPISALGAALATRVGWLIVSSAFLFAFLGATIASAVVMLAEELPVDQRAKGQSYAALAGSMGSGLCILVMPALARTALSWRGLFLLSALGIALWPTMARIVPESRRWERAAAAGVTVRTSFYAVFRAPWRKRAIVLLICSLLGAVSSTGADAWTYFHAVTVVHLSPAATSILILVGGGIGLAGFSLGAWASERFGRVPTVAILGPLGAMGVLWYYWGPPAHFALPALWLGAGFAWRTAMGNGVVVAANSAVTELLPTALRSTVIGWLSITMSLGALASHTTVALLAGPMGGLSVVVGYLALLGLPSAALFAIFIDETRGLTLEAASGEALS, from the coding sequence GTGGCTGAGCTCTCGCCGCCGCTCGCCGACGCAATGTCGCAGCAGGCCGATCCCGCCTCCGCGCCGGACGATCCGGCCGGCCGCGAGCGCATCCGACGGGTCATCCGATGCGTGGTCGCGCTGATGTTTTACCAGGGCTTCACGATCGCGATCCTCGGAACCGGCGCGCCGTGGATCGCAAAGAGCTTCGGCCTCGACCAGGCGGGAATCGCGCGCGCCTTCGCCTGGGTGTCGCTGAGCGCCTTCGGCGCGCTTGCGCTGGCGCGGATGGCCGACCGGGTCGGACGGCGGCGCGTCGTGCTGTGGTCGATGGCGGGAACGCCGATATCGGCGCTGGGCGCGGCGCTCGCGACCCGCGTGGGGTGGCTGATCGTCTCCTCGGCCTTCCTGTTCGCCTTTCTCGGCGCGACCATCGCGAGCGCGGTGGTGATGCTCGCCGAGGAGCTGCCGGTGGACCAGCGCGCCAAGGGGCAGAGCTACGCCGCGCTGGCGGGCTCGATGGGCAGCGGACTGTGCATCCTGGTGATGCCGGCGCTGGCGCGCACGGCCCTGAGCTGGCGCGGACTGTTCCTGCTCTCGGCGCTGGGGATCGCGCTGTGGCCGACGATGGCGCGGATCGTGCCGGAGAGCCGGCGATGGGAACGCGCGGCGGCGGCCGGCGTCACCGTTCGAACCAGCTTCTACGCGGTTTTCCGCGCGCCGTGGCGCAAGCGGGCGATCGTGCTTTTGATCTGCTCGTTGCTCGGCGCGGTCTCGTCAACCGGCGCCGACGCGTGGACGTATTTTCACGCGGTCACGGTGGTCCATCTGTCGCCCGCCGCGACCAGTATTCTGATTCTCGTCGGCGGCGGAATCGGGCTCGCCGGTTTTTCGCTGGGCGCGTGGGCCTCCGAGCGCTTCGGACGCGTCCCGACGGTGGCGATCCTCGGACCGCTCGGCGCGATGGGCGTGCTCTGGTACTACTGGGGCCCGCCGGCGCATTTCGCGCTGCCCGCGCTATGGCTCGGCGCGGGCTTCGCCTGGCGCACCGCCATGGGCAACGGAGTCGTCGTGGCCGCCAACTCGGCGGTGACCGAGCTGTTGCCGACCGCGCTGCGCAGCACCGTCATCGGATGGCTGTCGATCACGATGTCGCTCGGCGCGCTGGCCTCGCATACCACGGTCGCGCTGCTCGCGGGCCCGATGGGCGGGCTGTCGGTTGTGGTCGGCTACCTGGCGCTGCTCGGATTGCCGAGCGCCGCGCTCTTCGCGATCTTCATCGACGAGACCCGCGGCCTGACGCTGGAGGCCGCCTCGGGCGAGGCGCTGTCCTAG
- a CDS encoding glycosyltransferase family 87 protein produces MRVDDTCQRRGAGELPGGIRALAQIGAVGLLWAFILVAAASLAGAMRRERRAAQEDFAVYYLLAQTMREGHNPYTLDLAQAARANGADLHDISRGSEPPTFLLLFEPLTLLPLWTAYWAWQGINLFCLAATLLLLLRHVSRFDPALAAALAGLAILYPPVGWHFWMGQSKLPLLLLLAFAMRWMERGRDAEAGLALALAALLRIFPLVVIGYPVLQRRWRVAGWAIAGLLVGGALTAACAGSANIRSFVSSISFLTGHWWEHDIALRAFVARTLWAVCPAPALAPRLVRYIIVGAVDLGALAATLKATMAYGERTDPDRRVFSLWIATSVFLLPVAWDYDLVLMLIPFAQIAGAAARGVGSRRALRWAALSYLLILLWECVIGHVLPSGAALRLTLGEGGTFSMCAGWLAAYWFTLDGRGADALAMRDRSQAARQRGAAA; encoded by the coding sequence GTGCGAGTGGACGACACCTGTCAACGGCGAGGCGCGGGCGAGCTGCCCGGCGGTATCCGCGCGCTCGCGCAGATCGGCGCCGTCGGGCTGCTGTGGGCGTTTATCCTCGTCGCGGCGGCGTCGCTGGCGGGCGCGATGCGGCGCGAGCGGCGCGCCGCCCAGGAAGACTTCGCCGTTTACTACTTGCTCGCGCAGACAATGCGCGAGGGACACAACCCCTACACGCTTGACCTCGCGCAAGCGGCGCGCGCAAACGGCGCGGACCTGCACGACATCAGCCGCGGCAGCGAGCCGCCGACTTTCCTCCTCCTGTTCGAGCCGCTTACGTTGCTCCCCCTGTGGACCGCCTACTGGGCCTGGCAGGGAATCAATCTCTTCTGCCTTGCCGCCACCCTGCTGTTGTTGCTGCGTCACGTATCGAGATTCGATCCTGCGCTGGCGGCGGCCCTCGCAGGACTCGCGATACTCTATCCGCCGGTCGGTTGGCATTTCTGGATGGGACAGAGCAAACTTCCGTTGCTGCTGCTGCTGGCGTTTGCGATGCGCTGGATGGAACGCGGACGCGACGCCGAAGCCGGGCTGGCGCTGGCGTTAGCGGCGTTGTTGCGTATCTTCCCGCTCGTAGTGATTGGCTATCCGGTGCTTCAGCGTCGATGGCGGGTCGCGGGCTGGGCGATCGCCGGCCTGCTCGTCGGCGGCGCGCTTACGGCCGCTTGCGCAGGATCGGCAAACATACGGTCCTTTGTATCATCAATATCATTTCTGACCGGCCATTGGTGGGAACATGATATTGCGCTTCGCGCATTCGTTGCGCGCACGCTATGGGCGGTTTGTCCTGCTCCGGCGCTCGCGCCGAGACTCGTCAGATACATAATCGTGGGCGCGGTCGACCTGGGCGCGCTTGCCGCGACGTTGAAGGCGACGATGGCCTACGGCGAACGGACCGATCCCGACCGGCGTGTATTCTCGCTCTGGATCGCGACCTCCGTGTTTTTGCTTCCGGTGGCGTGGGATTACGACCTCGTCCTGATGCTGATCCCGTTCGCGCAAATCGCGGGCGCCGCGGCGCGCGGCGTGGGGAGCCGCCGCGCGCTTCGGTGGGCCGCGCTCAGCTACCTGCTCATCCTGCTTTGGGAGTGTGTAATTGGCCACGTTCTACCGTCGGGTGCGGCGCTGCGCCTGACGCTCGGCGAAGGCGGTACTTTTTCGATGTGCGCCGGGTGGCTGGCGGCGTATTGGTTCACGCTCGATGGCCGCGGCGCGGACGCGCTGGCGATGCGCGATCGGTCACAAGCCGCGCGGCAGCGGGGTGCGGCGGCCTGA
- a CDS encoding TetR/AcrR family transcriptional regulator yields the protein MNVHSLSVREDALVVADAPMAEALKTLPAQDEKLARARRRQIFLAACRVLERKSFHEATVKEIALEAGLAAGSIYVYLQSKDDILLLLADSMVAEFAETLPQIRSRAGGEPRRELLGMMRAVLDVVDRYREAFSVLNQEVRYLARRPAYRGALRRIVGGYTAAIEDVLARGRKLGVIIYDDLRSVVEAIHMLVSGWAVGADYLGNTGKEIYWRQIAALVEGRFFAAEAREGDQA from the coding sequence ATGAACGTTCATTCATTAAGCGTCAGGGAGGACGCGCTGGTCGTCGCCGACGCACCAATGGCCGAAGCGCTGAAAACCCTGCCGGCGCAGGACGAGAAGCTCGCGCGCGCGCGCCGGCGCCAGATCTTTCTCGCCGCCTGCCGCGTGCTCGAACGCAAATCGTTTCACGAGGCCACGGTCAAGGAGATCGCGCTCGAGGCCGGCCTCGCCGCCGGTTCCATCTACGTCTATCTCCAGAGCAAGGACGACATCCTGCTCCTGCTCGCCGACTCGATGGTCGCCGAGTTCGCCGAGACGCTGCCGCAGATCCGCAGCCGCGCCGGCGGCGAGCCGCGCCGCGAGCTGCTCGGGATGATGCGCGCGGTGCTCGACGTCGTCGATCGCTACCGCGAGGCGTTCAGCGTGCTCAACCAGGAAGTGCGCTACCTCGCCCGCCGGCCGGCCTACCGCGGCGCGCTACGGCGGATCGTCGGCGGCTACACTGCGGCGATCGAGGATGTGCTCGCGCGCGGGCGCAAGCTCGGCGTGATCATCTACGACGACCTGCGCAGCGTGGTCGAGGCGATCCATATGCTGGTCTCGGGCTGGGCGGTGGGCGCCGACTACCTGGGCAACACGGGCAAGGAGATCTACTGGCGCCAGATCGCGGCGCTGGTCGAGGGCCGCTTCTTCGCCGCCGAGGCGCGCGAGGGCGACCAGGCCTGA